A window of the Equus asinus isolate D_3611 breed Donkey chromosome 20, EquAss-T2T_v2, whole genome shotgun sequence genome harbors these coding sequences:
- the LOC123275574 gene encoding E3 ubiquitin-protein ligase RNF113A-like gives MAEQLSPGKMTEQACTFLFKKPGRKGAAGRRKRPVRDQERGDSSSSSGEEGSTVVRPEKRATHNPMMRKTRGSGKQKAAYGDLSSEEEEEKEPETLGVVYKSTRSAKPVGPEDMGATAVYALDAEKERDAQAIFERSQKIQEELRGKEDDKIYRGINNYQKYMKPKDTSMGNASSGMVRKGPIRAPEHLRATVRWDYQPDICKDYKETGFCGFGDSCKFLHDRSDYKHGWQIERELDEGRYGVYEDENYEVGSDDEEIPFKCSICCQTFQNPVVTKCRHYFCESCALQQFRTTPRCYVCDQQTNGIFNPAKELITKLEKHRAAEEGGASDFPEDPDEGPIPIT, from the coding sequence ATGGCAGAGCAACTTTCTCCAGGAAAGATGACAGAGCAGGCGTGCACCTTCCTCTTCAAAAAGCCTGGGCGGAAAGGGGCTGCAGGCCGCAGAAAGCGCCCAGTCCGCGACCAAGAGCGCggagacagcagcagcagcagcggcgaagaaggcagcactgtggtTCGCCCGGAAAAGAGGGCGACCCACAATCCGATGATGCGGAAGACCCGTGGCAGTGGTAAACAGAAGGCGGCTTACGGGGACTTGAGCagcgaggaagaggaggagaaggagcccGAGACTCTCGGCGTGGTCTATAAGTCCACCCGCTCGGCGAAACCCGTGGGGCCAGAGGATATGGGGGCGACTGCTGTCTACGCGCTAGACGCAGAGAAGGAGCGCGACGCACAAGCCATCTTTGAGCGCAGCCAGAAGATCCAGGAGGAGCTGAGGGGCAAGGAAGATGACAAGATCTATCGGGGAATCAACAATTATCAGAAATACATGAAGCCCAAGGATACGTCTATGGGCAATGCGTCCTCCGGGATGGTGAGGAAAGGCCCCATCCGAGCTCCCGAGCATCTACGCGCCACCGTGCGCTGGGATTACCAGCCCGACATTTGTAAGGACTACAAGGAGACTGGCTTTTGCGGCTTCGGAGACAGCTGCAAATTCCTCCATGATCGTTCAGATTACAAGCATGGGTGGCAGATCGAACGTGAGCTTGATGAGGGTCGCTATGGTGTCTATGAGGACGAAAACTATGAAGTGGGCAGCGATGATGAGGAAATACCATTCAAGTGTTCCATCTGTTGTCAGACCTTCCAAAACCCAGTTGTCACCAAGTGCAGGCATTATTTCTGCGAGAGCTGTGCACTGCAGCAGTTCCGCACCACCCCGCGCTGCTATGTCTGTGACCAGCAAACCAATGGCATCTTCAATCCAGCGAAAGAATTGATCACTAAACTGGAGAAGCATCGAGCTGCGGAAGAGGGCGGTGCTTCCGATTTCCCAGAAGACCCCGATGAGGGTCCAATTCCCATTACTTAG